GCTGCCGAAGATGCTGATCGTGGCGGTCGCGGTGGCCAGCGCGGCGATGCCGGCGAGCCTCACGCGACGACGGGGGTGCGTAGTCAATGCGGACATGGTCGGCTTTCTATCGGCCTCCCGGCGCCTGGGTCCCCCTCCGAGAGTCAACTCGGCTCAAATGCCCCCCGAACGGGTGACAGGTGGTGGGCGGCCGATACCAGCCGCGGCGAGGGCGGGACCGAGGACGAGGGGCCCTCATCCTCGGGGCGATGGGATTCGGTCGTGTCGGCCACCGGGGTCGAGCACCCGCGGCCCCGACACCCGGGCGGTCCGACACTCTCGCCCTGGCGCGCCGTCCCGGGTTCCCCCCATCCTTCCACCGGGTCGAGCCCGGGGTCGGCGTCACCGTTGCGCCCGAGACCTCGGAGGGACGCAGGTGATGGACCGCGGAGAATCAGGAAGGCTCGGAGCCAGTGACACACGTGCAGGACGGCGGGCCGGCGTATTGGCGCGTCGCGATCGTCGAGGACCACCGGTTGCAGCGGTTGCGTACCGAGGAGCTGGTCGGCCGGCAGCCCGGCCTGCGGGTGGTGCGCTCCTGCGAGACGCTCGACGAGCTGATGGCCTGGATGGCGGGCGGGTCGCCGCAGTCACTGCCGCACGTCGTCGTCCTCGACCTCGTCGTCGACCGTGGTCGCGACGCGGACCCGGCCGTCGTCGAGCGGCTGGTGCGCTCCGGGATGCGCGTCCTGGTGCTCTCCGCGATGGCCTCGGTGCCGCTCGTGCGTGCCATGATCCGCGCCGGAGTCACCGGTTTCGTGGGCAAGCGGGACACCGAGGAGGACATCGTCGCCGCGCTCTGGGCGGTGCTCCGGCGCCGGCAGTGGATCACCCCGGAGCTGGCGAGCGTGATGGCGGGAGACGCTCAGCGACCCCGGCTCAGCGATCAGGAGGAGCGCGCGCTGGTTCTCTACGCGTCCGGCCTGACCCTCGACGCGGTCGCCGTCGCGCTCGGGGTGAAGCGCGACACCGTCAAGAAGTACCTCGAGCGGGTCAAGACCAAGTACGCCGACGTCGGGCGTCCCGTGCGGACCAAGATCGACCTCAACCGGGAGGCGATCCGAGACGGCCTGATGACTGCCTCTACCGTCGAGAACGACCGCAGGTAGCCGAGCCCCTCGCCCGATGAGGCTCGAGCGCCCGGGTCGCCCGGCCTCCCATGACCCGGCTCTGCCCCCTTTACGGGGGACATTCGTCAACCGGATCTGCCGAAGCGTGGAGTGGGTCTCGATCGCGCCGCTAGCGTCCAGGTCGATGGACGGGATCGACGACTCGCGCCCTCCGGCAGTGGGAGAAGCGAGGAACGCGGCGCGACGTGGCGACCGTCGGTGCGCGTCCTGGTTCAGCGCCGCGCGGCCGTAGCCCCGGTGGCCCCGACGTGACCCGCGCGGCGACCGCGCCCGCAGGCATCAGCTTCCTGGAGGTACGCATGCCCATGCCCCCCCGAACCAGCCCGACCGCAGGGGGTCGAGCAGGCGCCCGGTCCGCTGCGGCCCGCAGGAACGGCACGACCGGCCTGCGTGCCGTCGCCCACGCAGGCGTCGCTGCGGCGCTGACCGTCAGCCTCGCCGCCGCGCTGGGCGGGGTCGTCGTCCCCGGCGCGGACGCGACCACCGCCGAGCGGGTGCGCGTCGCCGCGGCCTGCGCCACGCCGGCCGGCCCCTTCTCGCCGACGACCACCAGCATCCCCGCGATCGGCCGGTCCGTGGGCGTCGTCCGCGTGCGCCGTACCCCCTCGGGTGCGGTCGGCACGCCGCCGGTCACCAAGCGCGGCAAGTGGCTGATGGGCCTCGACCCGCAGGTCCGGCCGGGCGGCGGGAAGGGCACCGTGATCCTGGCGGCGCACACCTGGCCCGACAACTCGGCGCTCGGCAATGCGCTGCTCCGCTCGTTCGCCGTGGGTGACCGGCTTCTGCTCGCCAACGGCTCCGCCACTGCCTGTTACCAGGTCACCAAGCGCAAGAAGTACCGCGCCACCAAGGTCCCCCGTAAGAAGGCATTCCGTTGGTGGGGGCCGGAACAGCTGGTGATCGTGGTGTGCTCGGGCAAGCGGCTCGGCCCGGGACGCTGGACGCACCGCACGATCTGGTACGCGACGCCCGTCGATGGTGCGGCGACGGGATGAGTGGACCACCCCACCACTGAGGGCCGTCGACTCGAGCGCGGGTGATGCCGCGTCCCCCGATCGGGGGGCAAAACCGCCCCCTGCAGGGGACATCCGGCCACCCCGGGTGCGCCACTGCGCCACGCTGCATCGCGACGCACTGTGCGTGCCCCGGTACTCGGCCGGGGACGAGCCCCGGCAAGGAGAGTCCGCCCGATGTCCACGGTCAGCTCCGCCGACACCCTCGGCGCGTTGGTCGCGGGTGGCCGGCTGGACGAGGCGACCGACGCCTTCGAGGCCGACTGGGTGGAGCTCTGGTACACGACCGAGCCCGAGGTCCTGCGCGCCGTCCTCGCGGCGCTGCCGGCCGAGACGGTCGCCCGCAACCCGGGCATGCGGTTCGTCGCGGTCGCCAGCGGCCTGACGACGGGGGCCGACGCCTGGGCGCTGGTCGACGAGGCCATGGCGCAGGTCCGTCGCGGACATCGGCCGGACGAGGAGATCCTGCTCGCCCACCTGCTGTCCGGTCTCCAGCACCGCGCGGCCGGACAGGTCCTCCAGGCCCGCCTGGTCCTGGACGGTGCCCGGTCCGCCGCCGCACGGATCGCGGTCGTGCCCGAGGGCGACGTGGACCCGGCCCTGGTCGCCTTCTCCCGACTGCAGCACGGGCTCACCGCGCTGCTGGGCGGTGACGTGGCCGGCGCCCGCAACCTGCTCCAGACGGCGTACGACGCCGAGGGGCTGCACGGCTCGCCGGCCGGCCGGGCACATGTCGGCGCCCACCTCGCGCTGGTGTGTGCCGTCGCCGGAGAGCTGCTCACGGCTGAGGAGCACCTCGCGCGGGCCGAGGAGTTCGCCGCCGCTCCCGGCCCGCTGGTCGCGGCGACCGCCGACGCGTTGCGGCTGACCCGGCTGATCCTGCTCGTCGACCGGCGCGCCCTGCCCGGGGCCGGGAGACTGGTGCAGGCGCGGCCGCCCGGCTCCTACGGCACCCTGTGGCCGCTCGCGCTCTGGTCGCACGCGCAGCTCCACCTGCTCACGGGCCAGTACGAGCGTGGCCTGCGTCTGCTGGCCCGGTCCGTGACGGGCCTGCCCGCCGGGGCCGAAGCCGAGGACGGCATCGCGGGGGAGGTGACGCGGGCGGCGCGCGCCGACCTCAACCTCGCCGTCGGCAACGTCCGGGAGGCCTGGGTCGCCGTCGAGCCGGGCAGCTCCCGGTCGCCGTGGTCGGCGGTCGCGGAGGCGACGGTGCTCTACGTCAGCGGCGAGTTCGAGACGGTCCGGTACGCCGCGCGCGTGGCCCGGGCCGCCCACGACCTCACCCTGCGCGAGTCGGTCCGGCTCCGTGGCCTGGAGGCGGCGGCCTGCCTCGCCGCCGGCGACGAGGACAGTGCGCGGCGGCTCCTGGGGGTAGTCGTCGACCTGGCCCGGCGGCAGGGGTGGCGCTCGTTCGTCTCGTACCTGCCCCGCCCGCTCGTCGCCTTCGCGCTCCGCGAGGGGCGGCTGCCCGCCGAGCTCGCCGAGGCGCCTCGGGACGCGGTGGGGGTGTGGGTGCCGGGTCCGGCCCTCTCGGCACCCCTGTCGCCCCGGGAGCGGGAGGTCTTCCGGTTGCTGCTCGAGGGCGTGGCCCGTGCCGAGATCGCCGAGCGGCTGGGCGTCTCGATCAACACGGTGAAGACCCAGATCCGCAGCCTGTACGCCAAGCTCGGCGTCTCCAGCCGCGGCGAGGTCCTGCAGAAGGTCGCCCTGATGCCGCCCGAATGGACCTACGACGTGCCCGACTGGTCGGGGGCCTGAGGTGGCGCGACCAGCCGATCCGTCCTGTCTGGTGGTCCTCGTCCGGGGCTCCGGGGTGAGTGCATCTCATCCCCGTTCATCTCTTTTAACCGAAGCCGTCCGAGCGCTCCCGCTCGGAAATACGATCGCGCGCATGTCCACGGCATGCCCCGACCGAGGAGTGACACGTTGAAGAAGCGCTGGTTCGCACAGATGGCGCCACCCGTGCCCAGATACACGACCCGACGTCTGACGGCCCTGGCCGTGGCGGCGTCGGGGATGGCTGTGCTGGGCGGCACCCAGCTGGCGGCTCCGGCCCTGGCGGCGCCGGGTGACGGCACCATCAAGGTCCGCGTCGTCCAGGACTACAACGGCGACGGCGGATGGGACGACCCGTTCATCGAGCCGGGCCTGGCCGGCGTGACCGTCCGGGTCACCGACCAGGCCGGGGCGACCCAGGACCTGACGACCGACGCCGACGGCCTTGTCGACATCGTGGGCCCGCCGGGCTCCTACCGGATCGTGGCGATCAACCCCGATCCGGCCACCCTCGAACCCGCGCCGGCGCACGAGAAGACGGGCACGGCCGAGACCCCGGCGAAGAAGTGGCTCTCCCCGAACGAGGAGTTCGTCACCGTCAACGCCAACCAGACCGTGGAGATGACCACGGCCTTCTGGGACTCCAGCGACTACTGCCAGTCGAACCCCCTCATCGTCACGGCCTGCCAGCCGCCGATGTTCAACAGCGGCGGTGGCCTGGCCGACAACGCCGACGGCGACACGCTCGTCACCGCTCCCTACCGCGCAGAGGGTGCGGACCTGGGCAAGACCACGCTGTCCGACAAGGCGGAGACCGGCGCCCTCTACGGCATCGGCTACCGCAAGCAGGACCGGCGGGTCTTCGCGGGCGCCTTCGCCAAGCGCGGCAGCGCCTACGGACCCGGCGGTGCCGGTGCGATCTACGTGACCGACGCGAGCGGCGGTCCCGCCACGCTGTGGGGCACGGTGCCGAACGTCGGCACGCGCGCGCACACCAACGACACGCTGCCGGGCGGACGCCTGGACTGGAACTTCGCGCCCGCCGTCGGCAAGGAGTCGCTCGGCGACCTCGACGTCAGCGAGGACGGCGACGACCTCCAGGTGATCAACCTGTTCGAGCGCAAGCTCTACGTGTACGACGCGTCCGCCGCCACGATGGGCGCCCCGACGCACGTCGTGGACCTGTCCGCGAACCCCGGTTGCGCCGCGGCGTCCGACTGGCGCCCGGCCGCCCTGGGCGAGCGCAAGGGTGTGCTCTACGTCGGCGGCGTCTGCTCGGCCGAGTCCAGCCAGGCTCCCGCCGACATGAAGGCGATCGTGCTGACCTACGACGCCGACACCTACGCGCCGATCGGTACGGTCATGGACCAGCCGCTCACCGCGCGCCGGCAGGGCAACGGCGGCTCCGGATGCTGGGGCCGGGACAACACGACCTACCGGCCGTGGAACGACGAGGGCATCACCTGCGGCAACAAGTCGGGCCAGATCCCGGACCCGCAGGCGTGGCTGACCGACATCGTCGTCGAGAACGACGGCAGCCTGATCGTGGGCTTCCGCGACCGCACCGGCGACCAGATGCTCGGTGTCAACTCGACCTACTTCGCCGACACCACGGGCACCGGTGGCTCGTCCATCGGGCTGGTCAACTACAACGTCACCGGTGACATCAACAAGGCCTGCATCGAGCCCGGGGACACCACCTTCACGCTGGACATGAACGGTGCCTGCGGTGTCGCGCCGGTCGCGACCGGCCAGGTGGCCGGCGAGTACTTCCAGGGCGACGCCACGATCCACGCCGAGGCGGCCTTCGGCGGCATGGCGCTGAGCCGCGGCGAGCGCGGTGTCGCGACCAACATCATGGACCCGGCGGGCATCTTCACCCAGGGCTACGCCTCGATCTCGCGCGGTACGGGCAACGCCCTGCAGACCGTGGGCAGCGGCGCCACGGGCGACCCGGACGAGGTCGACACCGGCGGCGGTGGCAACACCGGCAACCGGCTGACCGGGGCCGACGGCTTCGGCAAGGGCCAGGGCATGGCCGACATGGAGGTGCTCTGCGACTTCGCGCCGATCCAGATCGGCAACCGGGTCTGGGACGACCAGAACGGCGACGGCATCCAGGACCCGGGCGAGGCAGGCATCGCCGGTGTCACCGTCAACCTCTACGACGACCAGGGCAACCTCGTCGCCACCAAGGTCACCAACTCGCGCGGTGAGTACTACTTCGACTCCGTCACCGACGGTGTCGGGTTCAACACCGACTACGTCATCCGCCTCGACAAGCCGGCCGACTACACGGGCAGCGGCAAGCTGGCGGGCGTCACTCTCAGCGACGAGGACCAGGGCGCCGGCCCGGAGCAGGACCGCCTCGACTCCGACGGCACGATCGTCGCCAGCTATCCGCAGGCGTCGATCACCACGGGCAACCGCGGCGAGAACGACCACAGCATCGACTTCGGCTTCAGCCCGGCGTCGGTGTCGGTGGGCAACTACGTGTGGATCGACAGCGACGGCGACGGCATCCAGGACCCAGGCGAGTCCGGCATCGAGGGCGTCGTGCTGAAGCTGACCGACGCGAACGGTGACCCGGTCGTCGACGTGAACGGCGCCCCGGTCGGACCGGTGACCACGGACGCGAACGGCCACTACCTGTTCGACAAGCTGCCGGTCCTGCCGGCCGGTGAGCACTACACGGTGACCATCGACCAGACGGCGGCGTCGACGCAGACCGCCCTCGCGCCGTACAACCCGACCCAGGCCGGTCAGGGCGGCGACCCCGCGCTCGACTCGTCCCTGTGGACGGCGGACTCCACCGAGCTGACCACCGCGGGGGCGAAGGACCTCACGCTCGACTTCGGGTTCACCCCGAAGCCGGTCGCGGTCGGTGACTTCGTGTGGGTCGACACCGACGGTGACGGCGTCCAGGACCCGGGTGAGCCCGGCATCCCCGGAGTCACGCTCACGCTGGTGGGCCCCGACGGCAACCCGGTTCCCGGCGTCGGGCCGGTCGTGACGGACGCGAACGGCTTCTACAGCTTCACCGACCTGCCGGTCCTCACCGATCCGGATGATCGCTACACCGTCCGGATCGACAACAGCCAGCCGGCGCTCGCGCCGTACGTCCCGACCCAGGCCGGTCAGGGCGGCGACCCCGCGAAGGACTCGTCGACCGGCAGCGCCACCTCCGGGCCGCTCACGCAGCCCCAGGACCGCGACATGACCCTGGACTTCGGCTTCGTGCCGGCGAAGGTGTCGGTCGGCGACCTGGTGTGGGCGGACACGGACCGCGACGGTGTCCAGGACGGCGGCGAGCCGGGGATCGAGGGCGTGGTGCTCACGATCGAGGGTCCGAACGGCGACCCGGTGACCGACATCCATGGCAACGTGGTGGGCCCGGTGACCACCGGACCCGACGGCGGCTACTCGTTCGACGACCTGCCGATCCTGCCGGCCGGTCAGCACTACACGGTGAAGATCGACCGGAACCACCCGTCGACGGTCGCGGCACTGGCCGACTACATCCCGACCCAGACCGGGCAGGGCACGCCGGCCACGGACTCCTCGACCTGGGAGGCGGAGTCGGGCGACCTGACCGGTGACGGCGACCGCGACCCGACGCTCGACTTCGGGTTCGTGCGGCCGGCGGTCTCGGTCGGCGACCTGGTGTGGGTCGACGCGGACCGCGACGGCGTCCAGGACGCGGGCGAGGCCGGAATCCCCGGTGTCGTGCTGGTCCTGACCGGACCCGACGGCAACCCGGTGACCGACGTCTACGGCAACCCCGTGGGCCCGGTGACCACCGACGCCAACGGTGCCTACCTGTTCGACGGGCTGCCGCTGCTTCCCTCCGGCCAGACCTACACGGTCTCGATCGACCGCGACGCGGCGTCGACCAAGACGGCGCTGGCGCCGTACGAGCCGACGCAGGCCGGGGCCGGCAACGACCGGGGGGCGGACTCCTCGACCTGGAGCGCGGAGTCCAAGAGCCTCTTCGAGGACGGCGACAGCGACCGGAGCCTGGACTTCGGGTTCGTCCTGCTGCCGGCGGCGGTCACGCTGACGACGGAGACGTCGAAGGCCGTGGCCAAGGTGGGCGTGGCGCTGTCGGACATCGTCACCATCAGCGGCTTCCGCGCCGGTGGCACCGCCACCGGGTCGGCGACGCTGTACGGACCGTTCAGCAGCCGGGCCGCCGCGACCTGCACGCCCGCGACCGCGGTCGGCACGGTGGCGTTCACGCCCCAGAACGGCCGGGTGACCACCCCGTCGATCACGGTCAACGCCCCGGGCTACTACACCTGGGTCGCCAGCACCACGGCCGACGACCTCAACAAGGCCGCCACCCACGCGTGCGGACTCAGCGAGGAGACCACCCTGGTCCACCGTGGCGTCAACCCGGTCCGGGTGATCGACACCGGCTTCGAGGGCAGCGCCGACCGCAGCGGCACGGCCCGCACGACGCGGCCGGCCAAGCTCGGGTTCGCCAAGCTCGGCATCCAGGCCAAGGTCAAGCCGATCGGACTGACCGGCAAGAAGGCCAACGTCCCCGGCAACCGGAACCTCACCGGCTGGCTGCGGACCTCGGCCGAGCTGGGTGACGTCATCGGTACGGCGGTCATCGTCGGTCACGTCTCCGACAACCACGACCGGCCGGGCGCGTTCTTCGACCTCAAGAAGGCGAAGAAGGGCCAGACCGTCGAGTTGACCGACAAGGCCGGCGTGGTCCGGACGTACCAGGTCGTCAAGACCAAGCGGTACCTCCGGTCCAAGCTGCTGCCGAAGAAGCTGTTCTCCATGACGAGCAAGTCGCGGGTCCAGCTGGTCACCTGCACCGACAAGGTGACCTACGGCAACGGCCGGTTCCACTACCGCAAGAACCTGGTGGTGACGCTGGTCCCCGTGAGCTGAGCCGGGGGCTCGGCAGCACGGACGAACCGCACCCCGGGTTCCCGCGTGAGCGGGACCCGGGGTGCGGCTCGTCGGTGGGGTTCCGGGAGCATGGGCCGGATCGGATCAGGACGGAGAGACAGCGGATGACGGTGCGAGCACAGCGCAGGACCCTGCTCGGCGGCGCGCTCGGCGTCCTCGGCCTGGCCATGGCGGCGACCGGCTGCGGGTCGGACGACGCGGCGCCGGCTCCCGAGAAGCCGCGGGCACTGACCGGCGAGGAGGCCGAGCTGCTGGCGCTGGTGCGCTTCCAGCTGTACTCCGCGTCCCCGATCCGGGTCGCGATGGCCTGGCCCGGCTCGCCCACGATCTCGTACGCCATCACCCTCGACCTGCGCGAGCACCGGGCGTACGGCACCTTCGCGACCCGTGAGGACGCCAGCGAGGACGACACGGACACCGGCTTCGCCGCCTGGGACCTCGCCACGGTCGCGACGGCCCCTGGGGCGGTCGGCGACCCGCCACCCGACCTGGGCGCCTGGACCCAGCGGGCGATGTCGCGACAGTATCCCCACGACATCTTCCTGGCGCTCGCCCTCAACCTGGGCAGCGACCGGCCGGAGAACCCGGCGCTGCTGAGGCAGAGCACAGCGCGCTACCTGCGCGCCGACGAGCTGGACGGCACCAGGGTCTCCGTCCTCGAAGGTCCCCAGCCGGCGTCGGCGACGGCGTCGCCGTCCGCCGGGGGTGGATCGACCGAGTCCGGCCGCACCCGGTACTGGATCGACGCCGAAGGCTCGCTGCTCCGCTTCGAGGCCTACCTCGGCCAGGCCCAGGGCGAGTTCGCTCGCATCGATGTGGTCCGTGACGACGCCGATACTGACGCCGGTGACGACTCCGGGGGAGCCGACGCGGCCCTGCGCAACCGGGCCACCGAGGTGCTGGCGTCCCGGCGCTGAATCGACCCGGCGCGTTCAAACGCGCCGGGTCGATCAGGAGCCGAAGAGACCCGCCCCGAGCGCCCGGTCCGCGGTGAACCCCGGCAGCACCAGGTAGCCCAGCTCGGCGGTCGGTGTCGCGAAGTCCATCAGCCGGTCGACCCGATCCATCCGCTGCTGGGTGCGAGCGAAGATCCGTACGTCGTTCTGGAAGCTCCAGAACAGCAGCCCCGGCTGCGGTGCCGTGCCGTCGCCGTCGATCCGGATCGCATAGCTGCGCCGGGCCATCAGCGGGGAGCCGGTGAAGGAGGGGTGGGCGGCCCGGGCATGGGAGTCGGCCGGCACGAGGTACTCCCCGTGCGGGGTCTTCGCCGTCAGGTCGACCTCGCCGTCGGGGTCGCCGCCGCTCAGCGGCGTGCCGTCGGCGCGGCGCCCGATCACGGCCGCCCGGGCGTCGGCGTCGAGGGCGCCGAAGGCCGCGGCAGCCAGGGCGAATCGGCGGACCACGCCGATCGTCCCGCCCGCCGCGGGCCCGTCGGCGAGCCACACGCCCTCGTCCATCGCGGCCGCGTCCGCGGGCTGGACGATGCCGTCACGGAAGCCGAGCGGGTTGCGGACGACCGCGCCCTCCCCCGGTGAGCGGAACGCCCGCTGGACCCACCGCACCCGGAGGCCCTCGGGACCCGTCAGGCCCGCGAGGAGCAGGTCGACGACGTGGTCGGGAAGCGCGGGATCGTCGGCGGCGACGGCCAGCACCAGGTCGCCGTCCCGGAGGTGGTCGGGCAGCGCGTCGCTGCCGCGGAAGGCGGGCAGCCGGACCCGGTCGCCGAGTCCCGGCGCGGCGAGGTCCGCCCAGGCGGCGCCGATCCCGACCTGGACCGTCAGGTTCCCCGGGCCGTCGGGCATCCGCGGGTCCGGTGTCCCGGCCGCGGTGAGGGCACGGATCTCCTCGCCGAGGCCGGCGAGGAGGGCGGCCACCGCGGCCCGGTCCAGACGCGTGCCCGCGGGCTCGCCGAGGACGACGAAGGACAGCTGGCGCGGCGGGGTGGCGGGGCGGTCGACGCCGGCCTGCCGGTTCCCGGTCGCCGCGACGGGGACGCCGCGCCCGTCGGCGGAGGCGTCGGGCGTCGTACCGGCGTCGTCGGCGGTCCGGCTCCCGGCCCAGAGGCCGCCCGCTCCGCCGACGGCCAGGCCGGCGGCGGACCCGGCCAGCAGTCGCCGGCGCGTCGTCGCCGGGCGCCGCTCCTCCTCCACCGGACCTAGCCTCGCCCGAGGTCGGCGAGCAGGGAGGCGGCGGGGACGGTGATCTGGGACAGGTCCGGGTGGATGATCGTGGCCGGCAGCGGCACCGGTACGTCGTCGCCGACGTCGAGCGAGGGCAGGTCGCCCGGCAGCGGCACCTCGAGGAAGCTCATCCCCTCGGGCGCCTGGCCGCCCGGCAGGTCGGCGGTGGTGGCGGCCGGCTGCGCGGCGCCGCAGCGGCCGAGGAGGTCGAGGGGGAGGAGGGACAGGCCGGCGGCGTCGGCGACGCAGTTGCCGCTGGCGGGGGTGAGCTCGGCGGAGGTGTTCGCGAGGTCGACACCGTTGTCGCGGAAGGTGTTGTCCTCCAGGGCGTTCCCGGTGCTCGGGACGTCCTCGACGCTGTCGATGAGCACGCCGGCGCGCAGGTTGCCGGCGACCAGGTTGCGCACCAGCCGGTTGTCCTGTCCGCCACCGATCCCGATGCCGATGCCCCAGCCGCCGTCGGCCTGGGAGGGCGACCGCTGCTCGCTGTTGTCGGTCACGACGTTCCCGGCCACCAGGTTGCCGCGCTGGGGGACGAACGCCTCCTGGTAGTTGGAGGTGAGCGTCATCCCGACCCGGTTGTCGCTGAACCGGTTGCCGACGATCGAGAGCGAGTCGGAGGCGTTGGCGTTCTCGAAGCCGACCGCGTTGCGGGCGGTGACATTGCCGGACACGACGGTGTCGCACTCGCGGCACTGGCCGACGTAGATCCCACTGTCGGCGGACCCGGACGCCCAGGAGTCGACGATCACGCCGTGCCGGGTGTTGAAGGCGTAGATGCCGTAGAGCCCGTTGTTGGTGGCTGTCACGTGGTCGATCCGGAACCGCTCCAACGGCGGGAAGCGCTCGGGGTCGAACGACTCGTAGCCGTCCTGGCCCGGGGTCAGTACCTCGCGGCCCTCGTGCACGCCGGTGAACAGCACGCCGTAGAGCGTCGTACCGGTGACGGTGAGGTTCTCGACCGTGACGCCGTCGGCGATCACGACGATCCCGGAGGTCCGCCGGCCCTCGCCGGTGACCACGACGGCGTTGCGGTCGGTGCCGCGGATGGTCACGCCCGGCATCTCGACCAGCACCTGCTCCGGGTAAGTGCCCGGGCCGACGAGGACCAGTCCGTTCTCCGCGACCGACTCCAGCGCCTCACCGAGCGTCGCCGCGTCCTCGGGGACCCGCACGACCTCGGACCGCTCGGCGGCGGGAGTCGCCGGCTCCGGCTCCTCGTCGGCAGAGGAGCACCCGCTCAGCCAGGCGGCTCCGAGGAGTACGGCGAGCAGCGTTGCGGCAGGTCGGACTGCGGACACGGGCGACCACTGCTCCTTCGTACGTCGGTGCGCACGCCAACGGTAGTCAGCCACGGGCTCTCGCGGCGCACGGCCCCGCCGGTCAGCTGCGGACGGGTGAATCCGGGTCACCCCGATGCGCCCGGGGCCAGGTGGCTGATCGGAACTGCGCGTCCGTGCAGATCAGTGGCGAAACAGGTCGATCCGCGTCGACTTTCTCCTTGTTCTGCGCGGACGCACAGAACAAGGAGGTCTCATGGCCGAGGAACGGAGATCCCGTGCTGATCTGCGTGGACGCGCGGATCAGCGCGGCGCGCTCGCCGCACCTCCAGGGCGCCTCCTGGCGCGCACTCCCTGAGCGGAATCCGGCCGGATGCCGAGGTCAGGGGAGGCGGGCGGCCGGAGCGACGTCGGGCCCCAGACAGACCGCGACCAGCTCGCCGGCGACCTCGCCGCTGAACACGGCCCAGCCGCGGTCGAAGGAGACCAGCTCCGTGGTGCCCTGGGGGGTGCGGACGATCGCCTTGCTGGGAATCACGCTGCGGTCGAATCCGGTGACCGAGCAGCGGTTGGCCTGCATCATCGCGTCCAGCGGGCCCGACGACATGTCGAGATGCGGCGTCGGGCCGTACGGTCGCGGTGACGCCGAGGGGCTGATCGCGCCGAAGCCGACGAGCAGGGTGAGCGCGGCGATCGTGATCGCCGTCCGCACCGCGTGGACGCTCACCCGGACCCAGCCCGGGGACGCGACGGAGTCGTTCACGACGTCCCCCTTGCCAGCTCGCCGATCGCCCGGAACCGGGCCTTCCCCACTGCCGATCACAACGACCGCGGGCCGCTCGGGTCACGACCGCGTGACGCGTCCGACACGCCCGCACGGCAGGATGGCGTCCATGACCTGGTTCGATGCTCCGGCCGACGCGGCCGCCCGGCTCGCGACCGCGGGCTACCTCGCCGACGCCGCCACGGCGACCACCACCTACCTCGCCGGCGCGCTGGAGAAGCCGCTGCTGCTGGAGGGCCCCGCCGGTGTCGGCAAGACCGAGTTGGCCAAGGCGGTCTCGCGGGCGACGGGCGCCGAGTTGGTGCGGCTGCAGTGCTACGAGGGCCTCGACGAGGCGCGGGCGCTCTACGAGTGGAACTACAAGAAGCAGCTGCTCCGGATCCAGGCCGCCAACGCGGGCGGCGGGGACGGCGGGGGCGTCGACTGGGACGCGACCCACGACGACATCTTCTCCGAGGAGTTCCTGCTCACCCGGCCGCTGTTGACGGCGATCCG
This region of Nocardioides sp. L-11A genomic DNA includes:
- a CDS encoding Dyp-type peroxidase, giving the protein MEEERRPATTRRRLLAGSAAGLAVGGAGGLWAGSRTADDAGTTPDASADGRGVPVAATGNRQAGVDRPATPPRQLSFVVLGEPAGTRLDRAAVAALLAGLGEEIRALTAAGTPDPRMPDGPGNLTVQVGIGAAWADLAAPGLGDRVRLPAFRGSDALPDHLRDGDLVLAVAADDPALPDHVVDLLLAGLTGPEGLRVRWVQRAFRSPGEGAVVRNPLGFRDGIVQPADAAAMDEGVWLADGPAAGGTIGVVRRFALAAAAFGALDADARAAVIGRRADGTPLSGGDPDGEVDLTAKTPHGEYLVPADSHARAAHPSFTGSPLMARRSYAIRIDGDGTAPQPGLLFWSFQNDVRIFARTQQRMDRVDRLMDFATPTAELGYLVLPGFTADRALGAGLFGS
- a CDS encoding SdrD B-like domain-containing protein; this translates as MPRYTTRRLTALAVAASGMAVLGGTQLAAPALAAPGDGTIKVRVVQDYNGDGGWDDPFIEPGLAGVTVRVTDQAGATQDLTTDADGLVDIVGPPGSYRIVAINPDPATLEPAPAHEKTGTAETPAKKWLSPNEEFVTVNANQTVEMTTAFWDSSDYCQSNPLIVTACQPPMFNSGGGLADNADGDTLVTAPYRAEGADLGKTTLSDKAETGALYGIGYRKQDRRVFAGAFAKRGSAYGPGGAGAIYVTDASGGPATLWGTVPNVGTRAHTNDTLPGGRLDWNFAPAVGKESLGDLDVSEDGDDLQVINLFERKLYVYDASAATMGAPTHVVDLSANPGCAAASDWRPAALGERKGVLYVGGVCSAESSQAPADMKAIVLTYDADTYAPIGTVMDQPLTARRQGNGGSGCWGRDNTTYRPWNDEGITCGNKSGQIPDPQAWLTDIVVENDGSLIVGFRDRTGDQMLGVNSTYFADTTGTGGSSIGLVNYNVTGDINKACIEPGDTTFTLDMNGACGVAPVATGQVAGEYFQGDATIHAEAAFGGMALSRGERGVATNIMDPAGIFTQGYASISRGTGNALQTVGSGATGDPDEVDTGGGGNTGNRLTGADGFGKGQGMADMEVLCDFAPIQIGNRVWDDQNGDGIQDPGEAGIAGVTVNLYDDQGNLVATKVTNSRGEYYFDSVTDGVGFNTDYVIRLDKPADYTGSGKLAGVTLSDEDQGAGPEQDRLDSDGTIVASYPQASITTGNRGENDHSIDFGFSPASVSVGNYVWIDSDGDGIQDPGESGIEGVVLKLTDANGDPVVDVNGAPVGPVTTDANGHYLFDKLPVLPAGEHYTVTIDQTAASTQTALAPYNPTQAGQGGDPALDSSLWTADSTELTTAGAKDLTLDFGFTPKPVAVGDFVWVDTDGDGVQDPGEPGIPGVTLTLVGPDGNPVPGVGPVVTDANGFYSFTDLPVLTDPDDRYTVRIDNSQPALAPYVPTQAGQGGDPAKDSSTGSATSGPLTQPQDRDMTLDFGFVPAKVSVGDLVWADTDRDGVQDGGEPGIEGVVLTIEGPNGDPVTDIHGNVVGPVTTGPDGGYSFDDLPILPAGQHYTVKIDRNHPSTVAALADYIPTQTGQGTPATDSSTWEAESGDLTGDGDRDPTLDFGFVRPAVSVGDLVWVDADRDGVQDAGEAGIPGVVLVLTGPDGNPVTDVYGNPVGPVTTDANGAYLFDGLPLLPSGQTYTVSIDRDAASTKTALAPYEPTQAGAGNDRGADSSTWSAESKSLFEDGDSDRSLDFGFVLLPAAVTLTTETSKAVAKVGVALSDIVTISGFRAGGTATGSATLYGPFSSRAAATCTPATAVGTVAFTPQNGRVTTPSITVNAPGYYTWVASTTADDLNKAATHACGLSEETTLVHRGVNPVRVIDTGFEGSADRSGTARTTRPAKLGFAKLGIQAKVKPIGLTGKKANVPGNRNLTGWLRTSAELGDVIGTAVIVGHVSDNHDRPGAFFDLKKAKKGQTVELTDKAGVVRTYQVVKTKRYLRSKLLPKKLFSMTSKSRVQLVTCTDKVTYGNGRFHYRKNLVVTLVPVS